The proteins below are encoded in one region of Shewanella putrefaciens:
- a CDS encoding YceI family protein — MNKWIGIVALSAMASFSCAAKWQVMEQDSRVSFISVKKGDIGEVHYFKQLKGTLADSGQFDLTIPLAGVATGIEVRDERLQNLLFEVSLYPELKLTSQVDSKMLKDLAVGESKVADFDGKISLHGKEQTKTFSVIITKVSDNKLMVSSFQPIIVNANEFDLVAGVDKLRDIAGLSSISQAVPVSFVLTLTQ; from the coding sequence ATGAACAAATGGATTGGAATTGTTGCCTTATCTGCGATGGCCAGTTTTAGTTGTGCCGCAAAATGGCAAGTGATGGAGCAGGATTCGAGAGTCAGTTTTATTTCGGTGAAAAAAGGCGATATCGGTGAAGTGCATTATTTTAAGCAGCTTAAAGGGACGTTAGCAGATAGCGGTCAATTTGACTTAACTATCCCCTTAGCGGGGGTGGCAACGGGCATTGAAGTACGTGATGAGCGCTTACAGAATCTGTTGTTTGAAGTCTCGCTTTATCCTGAGTTGAAGCTCACATCACAGGTCGATAGCAAGATGCTTAAGGATTTAGCCGTAGGTGAAAGCAAAGTTGCCGATTTTGATGGTAAAATTTCACTGCATGGCAAAGAGCAAACAAAAACTTTTTCGGTAATTATAACCAAAGTATCTGATAATAAACTGATGGTTAGCAGTTTTCAGCCGATAATAGTCAATGCCAATGAATTCGATTTAGTGGCTGGTGTCGATAAATTACGTGATATTGCGGGTTTATCGAGTATTAGCCAGGCTGTTCCTGTGTCATTTGTACTAACCTTAACTCAGTAA
- the dsbB gene encoding disulfide bond formation protein DsbB: MTVLTRFAHSRISWLALGGTALSLEAAALYFQYVMKLDPCVMCIYQRLAVFGIFAAGLIGMIAPKYLIVRIVAALGWAVSATWGLKLALALVDMQNNPSPFSTCSFLPDFPAWMPLHEWFPSIMLPTGMCTDTPWHFMGVTMAEWMVVAFSGFLVVWLLFIVPILSRSAKPSLYK; this comes from the coding sequence TTGACTGTACTTACTCGCTTTGCCCATTCACGAATCTCTTGGTTGGCCCTAGGTGGCACAGCCCTATCCTTAGAGGCGGCTGCACTGTATTTTCAATATGTTATGAAACTCGATCCCTGCGTGATGTGTATCTACCAAAGATTAGCCGTATTTGGTATTTTTGCGGCTGGGCTTATTGGCATGATAGCTCCTAAGTATTTGATAGTGCGAATTGTTGCGGCGCTCGGTTGGGCTGTAAGTGCGACCTGGGGATTGAAACTCGCCCTCGCATTAGTGGATATGCAAAATAACCCCTCGCCTTTTTCAACCTGTTCCTTTTTACCTGACTTCCCTGCTTGGATGCCGCTTCACGAATGGTTTCCATCGATTATGCTCCCCACGGGCATGTGCACCGATACTCCATGGCATTTTATGGGGGTGACAATGGCAGAATGGATGGTAGTGGCATTCAGTGGTTTTCTGGTTGTATGGCTGCTGTTTATCGTGCCAATCCTCAGCCGCTCGGCTAAACCTTCACTCTATAAATAG
- a CDS encoding adenosylmethionine decarboxylase has product MFFEGSEKKLEITVSPAVTNLRQLDLSFWVALVRHANADILSSLKSDHCDAYLLSESSLFVWENRILILTCGNSTLVNAACYFIEHFGAANIAFLSYQRKNEYHAHLQNSTFAEDIIQLRRLIAGKAFRMGHLDSHHHYFFCTEGQYKAQAEESTIELLMYHIRGELAEYLNGETQTLWDICRRLKLDTLFPQFTFDAHLFEPYGFSMNGLWGEYYITLHITPQAGQAYACSYVSFETNLDLSLYPHAVLGHLLNLFSPVSWDLIGFNHPLEAQGAPEHLCLGRCSLTMAQGYHIGFNHYQQRQAEVLSPELM; this is encoded by the coding sequence ATGTTTTTTGAAGGCTCAGAAAAAAAGCTTGAGATTACAGTGAGCCCAGCGGTGACGAATTTACGTCAATTAGACCTGTCCTTTTGGGTTGCGCTAGTGCGACATGCAAATGCCGATATCCTCTCCAGTCTTAAAAGTGACCACTGTGACGCTTATTTACTCAGCGAATCGAGTTTGTTTGTCTGGGAGAATCGGATATTAATATTAACCTGTGGGAACAGTACCTTAGTCAACGCCGCCTGCTATTTTATTGAGCACTTTGGCGCGGCTAATATCGCATTCTTAAGTTATCAGCGTAAAAATGAATACCATGCCCACCTGCAAAATAGCACTTTTGCCGAGGATATTATCCAATTACGGCGGTTGATTGCAGGCAAAGCCTTTCGTATGGGGCACTTAGATTCGCATCACCATTATTTTTTCTGTACGGAGGGGCAATATAAAGCCCAAGCAGAAGAAAGCACGATAGAACTGCTGATGTACCATATCCGCGGTGAGCTGGCAGAATACCTCAATGGTGAAACACAGACCCTATGGGATATTTGCCGCAGGCTTAAGTTGGATACCTTGTTCCCACAGTTCACATTTGATGCACATCTATTTGAACCCTACGGCTTTTCAATGAATGGGCTCTGGGGTGAATATTATATTACCCTGCATATTACCCCACAGGCGGGGCAGGCCTATGCCTGCTCCTACGTGAGTTTTGAAACCAATCTGGATTTGTCGCTATATCCTCACGCTGTGCTAGGGCACCTGTTAAATCTGTTTTCACCCGTGAGTTGGGACTTGATTGGCTTTAATCATCCCCTCGAGGCCCAAGGAGCCCCTGAGCATTTATGCTTAGGACGTTGTTCATTAACGATGGCGCAGGGCTACCATATTGGCTTTAATCATTATCAGCAGCGGCAGGCTGAAGTCTTGAGCCCTGAACTAATGTAA
- a CDS encoding PAS domain-containing protein translates to MTDKSSSTESQPALTPWQNSLPFKFSLIQLVIASILIFSTAWVMLSIQNQQLTEQQAVLNQNHGQIVIAKLQEMTSQVENLVSAISNIAMLYRYDKQQLSTAIPALFSIENQKEIISGGGIWPEPGSFNQQKFRDSLFWSHNIHNELIAIDTYNDEAFPSYHTEEWYRPTRFFPAGKTFWSKSYVDPTTHEPMITASGAMWMEHQFIGAATVDISLGKLDILLRNAMADVGGYVIALDHQNQILAYPHTKDHNQSETNRTHTLLTFDALAKSTIAFAPVASALNSADRTFVEQAIAQRVFTQEQMDNLTRLSKGNEREMLAAIVNNSALNQFTVPKLLASMSLATDPILNTPSLVSIFLMPNTYWKILVVTPIAPLQDTAMHLVEKIGIYLVLIQLLGLILLFLLQHRLLISPIMEMVQALKRNDPASIEIKANQRHDEIGLLAKTFLSRTQQLEVAMASLDASNLALEQQLQSQQLFQQELNCHKEQLRALLKFSPNLIYIKDLNGKYILVNDKYCEVLGIERRRIIGASDFDLFHSQLAQIYQQNDQRVTHSRDAINFEEVIPSHRGELVYQMAKFDIKDDEDNSIAVGAIGFDIELRKRQERELEKLLQTQVISIQKQQDKTQLANDENAELRQQLALTHDEIAQQQQLNLSRLQSQKLMQNFLADIMTQLMQEQDHLLGQICQTQAEASSEYQTHIIELMAHQADRLRHISQLFTAHQSDIRPLHLAQFIRHLLGLLQGQLTRVNVNVNLTCDENLIIDGSSWQYLQFFYRLISNTLNHAFKEHNQSRELHINITRQANKLHIQVEDNGVGMTELQLNQLRQEMAQDLCLGTLSCLSLWVKNDLNGVFYLESELNKGTRVVCSWPL, encoded by the coding sequence ATGACGGACAAAAGCTCAAGCACTGAATCACAACCCGCCTTGACGCCATGGCAAAACAGCTTGCCCTTTAAATTCAGTCTTATTCAACTCGTTATCGCCAGTATTCTGATTTTCAGCACCGCTTGGGTGATGCTTAGCATTCAAAATCAACAGCTCACAGAGCAGCAAGCGGTACTGAATCAAAACCACGGCCAAATTGTTATCGCCAAATTGCAGGAAATGACATCCCAGGTCGAAAATCTTGTCAGCGCGATCAGCAATATCGCCATGCTTTACCGTTATGATAAACAACAATTGAGCACGGCCATACCAGCCCTATTTTCTATTGAAAATCAAAAAGAGATTATTTCTGGTGGTGGCATTTGGCCAGAACCAGGCAGCTTCAATCAGCAGAAATTTCGCGACAGCCTCTTCTGGTCACACAATATCCACAATGAATTGATTGCAATAGACACCTACAACGATGAAGCTTTTCCAAGTTATCACACCGAGGAATGGTATCGTCCGACACGGTTTTTCCCGGCAGGAAAAACCTTTTGGTCTAAATCCTACGTCGATCCCACTACCCATGAACCCATGATCACGGCCTCTGGGGCTATGTGGATGGAACATCAGTTTATTGGTGCTGCAACGGTAGATATCAGCTTAGGCAAGCTCGATATCCTGCTGCGAAATGCCATGGCGGATGTCGGTGGCTATGTCATCGCACTGGACCATCAAAATCAAATACTCGCCTATCCACACACCAAAGATCATAACCAATCAGAAACCAATAGGACTCACACTTTACTCACCTTCGATGCACTCGCCAAATCAACAATAGCCTTCGCGCCGGTTGCCTCGGCGCTCAACAGTGCCGATCGCACCTTTGTCGAGCAAGCCATTGCCCAGCGCGTGTTTACCCAAGAGCAAATGGACAACCTCACCCGCTTAAGTAAAGGCAACGAGCGGGAAATGCTTGCCGCCATAGTCAATAACAGCGCGCTAAACCAATTTACCGTACCTAAACTCTTGGCCTCGATGTCCTTAGCGACGGACCCTATCCTGAACACGCCCTCGCTAGTGTCCATTTTCCTTATGCCTAATACCTATTGGAAGATATTAGTCGTCACGCCCATCGCGCCATTACAAGATACAGCGATGCATTTGGTTGAAAAAATAGGCATATACCTGGTTTTGATTCAATTGCTTGGGCTCATTTTACTGTTCTTATTGCAACATAGATTGCTGATTTCACCCATTATGGAGATGGTGCAAGCGCTCAAACGCAACGATCCGGCCTCCATTGAAATTAAAGCGAATCAACGCCATGATGAAATTGGCTTATTGGCGAAAACCTTTTTATCACGCACCCAACAACTCGAAGTGGCGATGGCCAGCTTAGATGCCAGTAACCTTGCCCTAGAGCAACAACTACAGAGTCAACAGCTCTTTCAACAGGAACTAAACTGCCATAAAGAACAGTTACGAGCCTTGTTAAAGTTCTCACCCAATCTGATTTACATCAAAGATTTAAATGGGAAATACATCCTAGTTAACGATAAATACTGTGAAGTGCTTGGCATTGAACGTCGACGCATTATTGGTGCATCTGACTTCGACCTGTTCCATAGCCAACTTGCCCAGATTTACCAGCAAAATGATCAACGGGTCACCCATAGCCGTGACGCCATCAATTTTGAAGAAGTGATCCCCTCCCACCGCGGAGAATTAGTGTATCAGATGGCAAAATTCGATATTAAAGATGATGAAGACAATTCAATCGCCGTTGGCGCCATCGGCTTTGATATAGAACTGCGTAAACGCCAAGAACGGGAGCTAGAAAAGCTACTGCAAACTCAGGTTATCAGCATACAAAAACAACAAGACAAAACCCAGTTAGCCAACGATGAAAACGCTGAGTTACGCCAGCAACTTGCGCTCACCCACGATGAAATAGCGCAGCAGCAACAACTCAACTTAAGTCGGTTACAAAGCCAAAAATTAATGCAGAACTTTCTTGCCGATATAATGACACAGCTAATGCAGGAGCAAGACCATCTGCTAGGGCAAATTTGTCAAACCCAAGCCGAGGCAAGCTCTGAATATCAAACCCATATTATCGAGTTAATGGCACACCAAGCCGATAGATTAAGGCACATTTCACAATTATTTACCGCCCATCAATCCGATATTAGGCCATTGCATCTTGCTCAATTTATTCGCCATTTACTCGGGTTATTGCAGGGACAACTTACGCGGGTGAATGTCAACGTCAACCTAACATGCGATGAAAATTTGATTATCGATGGGAGTTCATGGCAATACCTGCAATTCTTCTATCGACTCATTAGCAACACCTTGAACCATGCATTCAAAGAGCACAATCAGTCCCGTGAACTGCACATAAATATCACAAGACAAGCCAATAAACTCCATATACAAGTCGAAGACAATGGCGTGGGGATGACCGAATTACAACTCAACCAGTTGAGACAGGAAATGGCGCAGGATCTCTGCCTTGGCACGCTCTCCTGCTTAAGTTTATGGGTGAAAAACGATCTTAACGGTGTGTTCTACCTTGAAAGTGAACTCAATAAAGGCACGCGGGTGGTTTGCAGTTGGCCATTGTAA
- a CDS encoding YaiI/YqxD family protein translates to MSQYKIWVDADACPNPIKEILFRAAERKGMPLVLVANQLIRVPPSPYISQIRVGSGFDVADQYIVDHVEPTHLVITADIPLAALVIEKGALALNPRGELYTVDNIKQKLTMRDFMEDLRGSGVHTGGPEAFSQADKQAFANSLDKWLVRV, encoded by the coding sequence TTGAGTCAGTATAAAATTTGGGTCGATGCCGATGCTTGCCCCAATCCCATTAAAGAAATCCTCTTTAGGGCTGCGGAGCGTAAAGGGATGCCGCTGGTGCTCGTCGCTAATCAGCTGATCCGTGTACCGCCATCGCCCTATATTAGCCAAATCCGTGTCGGCTCGGGTTTTGATGTGGCGGATCAATATATTGTCGATCATGTCGAGCCAACGCATTTAGTGATCACTGCGGATATTCCCCTCGCGGCATTAGTGATTGAAAAAGGCGCATTGGCGCTCAATCCCCGCGGTGAGTTGTACACAGTGGACAATATTAAGCAAAAGCTGACCATGCGGGATTTTATGGAGGATTTGCGCGGTTCAGGTGTCCATACGGGTGGCCCAGAGGCATTTTCCCAGGCGGATAAACAAGCTTTCGCCAACAGTTTAGATAAGTGGTTAGTGCGGGTTTAA
- the fadR gene encoding fatty acid metabolism transcriptional regulator FadR: MIINAKGPASFAEKYIVRSIWENKFPPGSILPAERELSELIGVTRTTLREVLQRLARDGWLKIQHGKPTRVNNFWETSGLNILETIADLNPEGFPVLVDQLLSARTNVSAIYFRGALRYNPETAVGVLAKIHQLEDTAESFAEYDYLLHHTLAFSSGNPLYVLILNGFKGLYSRVGRYYFSSPEARLLALNFYKELELLAKAKNYVDVPALMRTYGINSGKMWLQLRDDMPASIAQDN, encoded by the coding sequence ATGATTATCAACGCCAAAGGACCTGCAAGTTTTGCAGAGAAGTATATTGTGAGATCAATTTGGGAAAATAAATTCCCACCAGGGTCCATTTTACCGGCTGAACGTGAGCTTTCTGAGTTGATTGGCGTGACGCGCACCACCCTGCGTGAAGTGCTACAACGCCTAGCCCGTGATGGTTGGTTGAAAATTCAACATGGTAAACCGACGCGGGTGAACAATTTTTGGGAAACCTCAGGTTTAAATATTCTTGAGACGATTGCCGATCTCAATCCCGAAGGTTTTCCTGTGCTGGTGGATCAACTGCTCTCGGCCAGAACCAATGTGAGTGCCATTTATTTTCGTGGTGCACTGCGTTACAACCCTGAAACTGCGGTCGGTGTGTTGGCAAAAATTCACCAATTAGAAGACACGGCTGAATCTTTCGCTGAATATGACTATTTATTGCATCACACCTTAGCATTTTCATCCGGCAATCCACTCTATGTGCTGATCTTAAATGGCTTTAAAGGTTTATATAGCCGAGTGGGGCGCTATTATTTTAGTAGTCCTGAGGCGCGTTTGCTGGCTTTAAATTTCTATAAAGAATTAGAACTGCTGGCAAAGGCAAAAAATTATGTGGATGTACCCGCCCTAATGCGTACCTATGGCATTAACAGTGGCAAAATGTGGTTACAATTACGGGACGATATGCCCGCATCCATCGCACAGGATAATTAA
- the nhaB gene encoding sodium/proton antiporter NhaB — MPVTMSQAFIGNFLGNSPKWYKIAILSFLIINPILFFYVSPFVAGWVLVLEFIFTLAMALKCYPLQPGGLLAIEAVAIGMTSASQVLHEIEANLEVLLLLVFMVAGIYFMKQLLLFAFTKMITKVRSKILVSLMFCLASAFLSAFLDALTVIAVIIAVAVGFYAIYHKVASGKDFSADHDHTSEGKSGDDNQLDEAELESFRGFLRNLLMHAGVGTALGGVCTMVGEPQNLIIAAQANWQFGEFAIRMSPVTVPVLIAGILTCYLVEKFHIFGYGAKLPDAVHRILCEYAAYEDARRTNKDNIKLIVQALVGIWLIAGLALHLASVGLIGLSVIILTTAFNGVTDEHALGKAFEEALPFTALLAVFFAVVGVIIDQHLFAPVIQWALGYQGNTQLVIFYIANGLLSMVSDNVFVGTVYINEVKAALINGQISRDQFDLLAVAINTGTNLPSVATPNGQAAFLFLLTSALAPLIRLSYGRMVWMALPYTIVLSIVGVLAIETGFLEQATQYFYDSQMIMHHSAKEVIGGATGH, encoded by the coding sequence ATGCCGGTGACAATGAGCCAGGCGTTTATTGGGAACTTCTTAGGGAATTCCCCTAAGTGGTACAAAATCGCAATACTGTCATTTTTAATAATCAATCCAATACTCTTTTTCTATGTCAGCCCCTTTGTGGCTGGATGGGTATTAGTGCTTGAGTTTATTTTTACCTTAGCCATGGCCTTAAAATGTTACCCGCTGCAGCCCGGGGGTCTATTAGCCATAGAAGCCGTTGCTATTGGTATGACCTCGGCCAGTCAAGTTTTGCATGAAATAGAAGCCAACCTCGAAGTATTGCTATTGCTGGTCTTTATGGTGGCCGGTATTTATTTCATGAAGCAATTGCTGTTATTTGCCTTCACGAAAATGATCACTAAAGTACGCTCAAAAATTTTAGTGTCCTTGATGTTCTGTCTCGCTTCCGCCTTCTTATCCGCATTCTTAGATGCATTAACGGTTATTGCGGTCATTATTGCAGTAGCTGTTGGCTTCTATGCGATTTATCACAAAGTGGCTTCTGGAAAAGACTTCTCGGCCGATCATGACCATACCTCAGAAGGCAAGAGCGGCGATGATAACCAGCTTGATGAAGCAGAATTAGAGTCATTCCGTGGTTTTCTACGTAACCTATTGATGCATGCGGGTGTGGGAACCGCACTCGGTGGGGTTTGCACTATGGTGGGTGAACCACAAAACTTGATCATTGCCGCCCAGGCAAATTGGCAATTTGGTGAGTTTGCCATCCGCATGTCGCCCGTGACAGTACCCGTGTTGATTGCGGGGATCCTGACTTGCTATTTAGTTGAAAAATTCCATATTTTTGGTTATGGCGCCAAACTTCCCGATGCAGTACATAGGATCCTATGCGAATATGCGGCCTACGAAGATGCCCGTCGTACCAATAAAGACAATATCAAGCTGATAGTACAAGCGTTAGTGGGGATTTGGTTGATTGCCGGCCTAGCCTTGCATTTAGCCTCTGTCGGCTTAATTGGTTTGTCTGTCATCATTTTAACCACCGCATTCAACGGCGTGACCGATGAACACGCACTCGGAAAAGCCTTCGAAGAGGCATTACCCTTTACAGCACTTTTGGCGGTATTTTTTGCCGTGGTAGGGGTTATTATTGACCAACACCTATTTGCTCCGGTTATCCAATGGGCGCTAGGCTATCAAGGCAATACACAGTTAGTCATCTTCTATATCGCCAATGGTTTATTGTCGATGGTGAGCGATAACGTGTTTGTGGGCACTGTGTATATTAACGAAGTCAAAGCCGCATTAATTAACGGACAAATTAGCCGCGATCAGTTCGACTTACTGGCAGTGGCAATCAACACTGGTACTAACCTACCTTCAGTTGCCACACCAAACGGCCAAGCCGCCTTCCTATTTTTATTAACCTCAGCCCTCGCCCCGCTCATTCGCTTATCCTATGGCAGAATGGTCTGGATGGCTCTCCCCTACACTATCGTCTTGTCGATAGTCGGTGTGTTAGCGATTGAGACAGGTTTCTTAGAGCAGGCAACACAATACTTCTACGACTCGCAGATGATCATGCATCACAGCGCAAAAGAAGTGATTGGGGGTGCCACTGGGCACTAA
- a CDS encoding STAS/SEC14 domain-containing protein: MLTISPGYADDILTIVVSGRVSHQDIASQLIPAIEAKLQDHACIRLWYEFSPEFVGISVGALWDDAWLSLFHLSDFARVVMIADTASMGTMVNALALILPCPVKVFSVSERQQAQIWLDQVEVAEV; this comes from the coding sequence ATGTTGACCATATCACCCGGTTATGCCGATGATATTTTGACCATTGTAGTTTCTGGCAGAGTGAGCCATCAAGATATCGCTTCCCAACTTATCCCCGCCATTGAGGCCAAATTACAGGATCACGCCTGTATTCGTTTATGGTATGAGTTTAGCCCTGAATTTGTGGGTATTTCGGTGGGCGCCTTGTGGGATGACGCTTGGTTGAGTTTATTTCATCTCAGTGATTTTGCGCGTGTGGTGATGATTGCCGACACCGCAAGCATGGGGACTATGGTCAATGCGTTAGCCTTAATCTTGCCTTGCCCCGTCAAAGTGTTTTCTGTCAGTGAGCGTCAGCAAGCCCAGATTTGGTTAGACCAAGTCGAAGTGGCCGAAGTGTAG
- the pdxH gene encoding pyridoxamine 5'-phosphate oxidase, whose product MTDLSDIRREYAKGGLRRADLPQNPMDLFELWMTQARDAELSDPTAMCVATVDEHGQPFQRIVLLKRFDDTGFVFFTNLGSRKAQQIAANNKVSLHFPWHPLERQVSVLGEAQPLSTAEVVKYFMTRPKESQIAAWVSQQSSKLSARQVLEGKFMEMKAKFAKGDVPLPSFWGGYLIKPSSIEFWQGGEHRLHDRFIYTRRDGTWDIDRLAP is encoded by the coding sequence ATGACAGATCTCAGTGATATCCGCCGCGAATATGCAAAAGGTGGCTTACGTCGCGCCGATTTACCGCAAAACCCAATGGACTTGTTTGAACTGTGGATGACGCAGGCGAGGGATGCTGAGCTTAGCGATCCGACGGCTATGTGTGTCGCCACTGTGGATGAGCATGGCCAGCCGTTTCAACGTATCGTATTACTGAAACGGTTCGATGATACTGGATTCGTTTTTTTCACTAATTTAGGCAGCCGCAAGGCGCAGCAGATTGCCGCCAATAATAAAGTCAGTTTGCATTTTCCTTGGCATCCTTTAGAGCGACAAGTCTCAGTGCTCGGTGAGGCGCAGCCGCTCTCAACCGCAGAAGTCGTAAAATATTTTATGACGCGCCCGAAGGAGAGCCAAATTGCCGCTTGGGTATCACAGCAGTCGAGTAAACTCAGTGCCAGACAAGTGCTCGAGGGCAAGTTTATGGAGATGAAAGCAAAATTTGCCAAGGGAGATGTACCCCTACCGAGTTTTTGGGGTGGATACCTGATTAAGCCTTCCAGCATCGAGTTTTGGCAAGGTGGCGAGCACAGATTACACGACCGCTTTATTTATACCCGCCGCGATGGCACATGGGATATTGACCGCCTAGCGCCATAA
- a CDS encoding DUF3802 family protein produces MVTDKDGYMHLIQYLTEHLGLFETPDTQSVSDDTVMELFEEQLSAQIIMVCGQNPSLSFAERNMIIREVDAIVYDLEEILASVANHKATPAQMLFVAEFSGLIKNLFDQEIAKLQAHA; encoded by the coding sequence ATGGTCACAGATAAAGACGGTTACATGCATTTGATCCAGTATTTGACTGAGCACCTTGGCTTATTTGAAACGCCAGATACCCAAAGTGTTTCCGACGATACTGTGATGGAGTTATTTGAAGAGCAATTGTCTGCCCAAATTATTATGGTGTGCGGCCAGAATCCTTCCTTATCCTTTGCCGAACGCAATATGATCATCCGAGAAGTGGATGCCATAGTCTACGACTTAGAGGAAATTTTAGCCTCGGTGGCAAATCATAAAGCCACTCCCGCGCAGATGCTATTTGTGGCGGAGTTTTCCGGTTTGATTAAAAATCTGTTCGACCAAGAAATTGCTAAATTGCAGGCCCATGCTTAA